In the Triticum aestivum cultivar Chinese Spring chromosome 2B, IWGSC CS RefSeq v2.1, whole genome shotgun sequence genome, TGGAAGCCGTCCGTAAGGCTGTTTGGAAATACATTTATTAACAATGATATTTGTCATGCACTAACCTGGAGAACCAATATGCCATCTTCTGCCAAGTAAGACTCGCAGCAGGCAAAAAATTCGTCCATGTATTCATGGCCAACATGTTCGATCATACCGCTGATTTACAGAGACGAATACGTAAGTATAACCACACATATGGGCATTGTCCAATTCACGGTGAACAGTCGTAATGTAGTAATACTTACCAGCTTATGATTGCATCATACTTGCAAGGTGGTATTTGACGGTAGTCGCACAGCATAAAACTTATGTGGTCCTATATAAAAGTTAATAACAATAGACAGTATAATTGCTAACTAGGATTTCACCCTCCCAAAGTAAGCTGGGGATGAAACAATACTAATTCTCTATGCATTTCTATCAATTATAAatttataatatgttaaaattaCATAGCAGCTAACCTGAAAAAAAGGTGTGCTAGAAAATCTCGCAAAAACAAAATAACAATGAAAAAAGCTTCCAAAACAGTAACATGCTTGGATCCTTGGATCTTTACGACAGCATGCCTATTTCCTTGATTTTTACTGTACATGTCTATTATTTCCACATGCCAttctcaaaatatatttctctctTGCGGAAGATATTTGGAAGCAAAAAAATAGTAAAACTGACTCCCTTTAATCCAAATACTTAGAGAAATCTTGATTAACTAAATGTATACTTCAGTTCCAAACTAATCGACAACTCTTCTCGCCAAATTCTACAAATGTATTGAATACTAACACATAGCGGCGAAACCATAAATTAGATAAGACAAAGCTAAACTATGATGCTGGCAGGTGCATAGGGTACTACGTTTCGGTTCCAGTGGGCTGGCTGGACCCAGGGTTATATGTGCCAGCTGCTTACCCAATCTATCCCATTCCACTCTCGTGAACCTTAACCAGGTTGGTGGTGACCAAGGCGGCGGCGGGGGAGTTGAAAGGGAGGTAGTGAGGTCTGGAGTTCGTGATTTGCAGTCCTACAAGATGTTGTTGATCCCTTCACAGACGAAGGGACGACAATACTCGTTGCAAGCAGATGGTGGGGAGGGTCAAGGAAGGTACGGAGGGGAAAAAGAATGGTGTTGTCCTGAAGAGTGTGGTAGTCGTGACAAGCGTGGAGGCCGTGATGACCATGGCAATGGCGGGGGATGGGATCGGGGTGGACCGCACAGGGCAGGAGGCACCCCAAATCTTAACCACTTGGTGGTACGCATGGACGCACAAAGCCAGCGCTGCAAGGGCATTATTCCTCAAGTACAACCACCACCAAGCAAGACCGAGTTACTTCTTCCAAGGTAAATGTGTGTGAAGGAATGTAACTATGTAAGGTTTGATATGGGACAACAGCCTAAGCCATCGCAGCACGTGGAGTAGGCATTGATCCTCGATTTGTTTAAAGGAATGTAACCATGAAAGGTTTGTTGTATTGTGGTTTGTCCCCACAGTATCGGCTGAATTGGTCATGGAAAGTTGTTGCTAAAGGAGAGTAAGGAAGCCTTACTCTCCACATCTTTATATCATCAATTACAAGAAAGGCTGGAGGCTTAGAGGATAGAAAGGCTAAAATACTCGCACTACACTTTCTCAGTGAACACATGCATATGGTGGATCAGTAATTACTATTGAACTATAAAAGTGGAGATGTATTGCATAAAGGTGGGGGTAACATAGAACTAACCTCTAAGCCAGCTTCTCTGACTTTTCTCTCTGCGTATTTATGCTGCTCCGCTGACAAAGTGACTCCAGTGTATTTGCAGCCAGTTTGTTTGACCGCTTGTATTGCTAAACTTCCCCAGCCGCTACCGATATCAAGAACATGATGGCCCCTCTTGACTTTAGCCTTTGGTTGAATATGTATTTTGCAAGGTTGaaataccaccagatcaagttcacAGCATTGTCTAATTGGTAATCAATCTAATGACACAAGTTCTAGAGATATGGAAGTACTACCTTGTCGATTAGAAGGCTAAGCTTACGTTGCTGGGCTACTTCTAAGCTTTCATTCTCCATCTACCAAATTTAATTTTAGTCTGTGAATTAATAAAACTACTCTACAAAATTTACAAGCTGCAGAATAAAATCACAAGATTTCCAAACCTTGAAAACAGCACAAGAGTAAGTCATCGATTTGTCCAGAAAAAGCGAGAAAAATTCATTACTCTGCACACATATATGAAAACAAAGACAAACTGTTAGTATTATTTGGTATGTATAGACGTACTGCAAGTAATGAATGATAGTAAATCATTTTTATAAGGTTTGGAACACAAATATCTCAATCTCAGTATGATCTTTAATTATTCTGGTATTACAAATTGACCTATGTAGCTAGTTATCTTAACCCTGATGGAATGTAATAACAAAAGAAGAGACATGGGTACTGACAAGATCATAGTGCTGAGAGATGTTCCGACGAGTTTGTGTCACAGTGTTCTTCCTCGAGACTTCGCGTAAAATGTATTTAGAATGTGCCAACCGTGCTATTACATGCAAGGGTGTCCACCGACTCCTGAAAGCAAACAATTTAATATACATGGTTAATCACAAATACATAGATTCATAGAtactactccctctgatccataataagtgtcgtggttttagttcaaatttgaactaaaaccacgacacttattatgGACCAGAGGGAGTACTTCATTTTTATCAAACAATTCATTGGAATTCAGTGGACAAGGACAATTGGAAGGTTTAGAACCCTTTTCTGGCACTCCTGCAGCTCCTACGCACATCTCTGTTAACAATGAGTATCTGCACAGAAATAGATTATGGATTTGATCTGAAATGAAGAAGAAATAGCTCTACCAATAAGATCATGAACTATGATATAGTTTTACCAGGAAAAGATTCAGAAGGCCTTCTCGCTTGTCAAGAAAAGAGAAACATCCGTTAATATAGGCTTCTGCCAAGCCAAGGTTTCCTTCTGTTGCAACCTGAAAGCCGTCAGAGAGCCAGGATAAACACATGTGGTTCAAATGTGAAGGTTGGATAAAGCAATTGCACTGGAGTATACAAGAAATAAAGAATCACGCATGGACATATCAccaatcagaaaaataaaaaatgcatgtgtacgcagaaaagagaagagaagataACCTTCCAATAGAACAAGGGGTCATGAACTCGCATGACAGATTTTATACTGCATTTGTCGCAAACTTTACCAAAGCTCAACACACTACCTCCTCCTTCGACCAATCTGCACGAAAACTATCAAGGTGAAAAATACCCATAATTGGACACCACGTAGTACAGCAACTCATACAAGGACTCACATCAAGCTGCCGATGGttatgaattggttgaaaaatcttgCAACTAGAAGGCGCGTCCCAGCCTCGGTCCATGATGGAATCATCTGCTTTGGGTTCCGCAGAAGCTGAAATTTCTTTCCAAGCAAACCTTGAGCTGCTGCTTTCCCAGCCTGCATCGATCAATATGTGACAAACACAAATAGACCTCATATATCTATTTCATGAAATAGTCATTCTAAATTTTATGTGATTGAAACTAAAAGCATATATGTCAGGATGGGGTAAACAGGAAAAAGCCCCCATAGATGAGTAAAGGAGAAGCTTGGAAATAACTTGGGCCTTAGGCCGACTAGTAAGCAAGGATATGGTTAGTTATGGTTGTGATAGGATTAGTTATGTTTAGCTTTGTTAGACCCTTGCCAATTTTAGCACGTAACAGAATGTTCATTATGCTAGACAGATCAAAAAGGGAAAATGGAGAGGTTGTCCATGAAATACCTTCAATCCATCTTCATGGAAGCCATGACCTGCAATCCGAGGCAGAAGAGACATTTGAGACCTATGTTCTTTAGATCACTTCATACCTAACTTTATTGTAGTAAAAGTCTATCGTAGAACTACATGCAAGTTATTACAAATAAATTATCTAAAAACTGAAATTCATGAGACTGGTTACCTTGATATGCCCCACAGAACCATATTCCTCTCTTTCCCTGGATCTGATCAAGCTGAAGATAAGCCTTGGCCGCAGCCACAGAAGGAACAGGAAGGCTTGTAGACCATTTAAGCAACACATGATCCGGAACACGAGGGGGGTTGAGTGTCACCAGGAAAGGCCTGACAGATTCAATTTTCTGGAAGTGCAAAAAAAACAAATATACCACAATTAGTAATTAGGCAATCCATTCATACTGCTGGAGATATTAGGTTGAAGCTTCCATTTTGCTGTTATTCCGTGAGCCTGCTCTACAGTGTGCTCTAAAGTGATGAAAATATGTCTGCATTAACGAATTTACCTGAATTTTGTTTAGCCAGTAAGTAACAGAAAAACCCATGCTAGTTGTCCCCAGGAAATTCCAGGCACTCCATGCGGACGAATTTTGGGGCATCAGATTTTTATCACGGTGGAGGTATATATCTCTGCAACATAAATGTATCAGACAATCACTAGATTAGCTCAAACTTAAGTTATGTGTTCATTTAGCAACATTGGGCATGCTTTACCTTTGGACATACTGACAGGCAGCTAGAATTCTCAGTTCGTGATGTGTAGCTTCAGCTCCTAATACTTTGAGAGCATTAGGTGCATGGACCCCAAGGATGACACTGTCGTATGTTTCCTCTGAACCATCATTTTCCAAGACTCTGTAGCCAGCTGCTGTCAGTGCCAAGATAGAGGATTGTTTCAGTTAGTGAATCAATAATATATATACCTCAGGCAGTTAATCAACAAAGAATAACGCATGTATGTACCTCCATCAAGGCTTGAAACAGATTTGACCCAACAGCTTGTTTTAATTCGACAGCCCATGCTCTCCAATTCTCCTTTTACCTGCGGTAGTTGCATTGTTCAGTCCCTGCATTAGGCTGCAGCTAAAGCCTAGAGAGTGCAGTAAATAGAGATCATGTGCGAGCTTGTTGTCGCCGCCTATATGGGTTGTAATACTTACCTTGTCTACAAAGGACTGCGAACAAGCCTTGACAGTGGGCAACTGGGGGTAACTAAACAGCTGAGAGTGCAGCGACTTAATCAGCTTTCAAATGCACAAAGACGAATTAAGAATGCAAATGAAATGGGAATGTAACATGTATACAAAGTAGCTAGGCACCTGAAGAAGGTCATGGTTACGGAAAAATGATAGCACGAAGAAAGCGGACAAGCTAAGAACGCCTTGTGATGAAGATGACCACATGCCTGCACAGACTGGAATCTGCACCATATATATATTATCGGGTCACCAACTCAAAACTGCATAATAACCATCTTTAATTACTGACCCCTGCAATGCACCGAAGTTGCTGGGAAATTGAATGTACTAACCATTAAGGAGTCGGCCAAGGTTTAAGTTAGAATTTGAATATTTCATCTAAAATTTCCATATTTAGTTGAAACTGTAGTTTCTCTTCACAATTTTACATGACtattcaaaaattgaaatcaaaAACTGAAAACTGAAATCCTGATGTGAGATTTTGCCAAAATGAAGGGTTGCCGGATACACTAAAAAAGGGCAGAAGCAAGTGAGTAGATTTGAAGCAGTACAAGATAAGCCTCTTGGAATAATAGGGAATATCCATGCAACTGAATGAACTGCCCCAATGTCTCATTACAGTCCAGATCAGGGTTATGTTCATGGTTCTCCAGGTACCTTCAAGCCAAATTTTGAACCAGCGAGTTAATCGTCATCACACATATAAacacaaggcatatatatatatatatatatatatatatatatatatatatatatatatcaagctACGAATGGAAATATCATGATGCACATGAGAACTGAGGGGCTGGACTGCTTACGTCAGAGCATCGTTCTTGAACTTGAATATCTCACGGAGCATGCGCCAAAAACTTGTTTTCAATATATTGGCTTTTTGTGCCAAGAGGCTTGAGATACCGTAGCCATTGCCCCACTCATATCCTCCGCTGCCATCCGGTTGTGTACTCACTGAGAAAGACATGTCTGAACTCTCCATCTCCACCCCGAGGCCTTCTAACCATTCCACCATATGGGGATATGTTACCTGCATTGATGCATATGACaacaaaaatattagtgaggaaCAAAAATTAATcagaataaaataaaaatatagagCTGCAACTGCATTTCCAATCATAAGCATTTTAGTACTATATTGAAAACATAACAATACGAGTCTTAATTAGGGCAGTCAATGCAGCTCCCTTCCAAGGATAATACCTAAGCTAGTGTTGTATCGATTTTGGACATTTTGCTACGAACACTGCAAAATAATCAACCACCTCAAAACAGAAACACAAATCCACAGGCAGAACTCTCCATTGAGCTCGCTGAGCCTAACAAGCAACAACTCCAATATTTTCTAATTATTTCCATGACTAGATCCGGCACAGTGCGTTGTTGGCATGATGCGAAATCAATCAGACACCAAACAGTGCTGATAATAATAATGTAAAGGTTCAGCGTGAAAATGTGATAGTATTTGTAGTTAGAAAACACTGGGATGAGTTTTGTGCTTAGAAGCATTCCACCGAGCACCTTCCGTGCGATGAGCAGGTGGGCAATGGGCACGAACTGGAAAATATAGCGGGGAGACGGGGGAGCTATGTTGCAGATCAAGCCTGTACGAGGGTGCGGGGGAGGCACCTCGCCGGAGCGGTCTTCGCGCCGACGGCGCCGGCTGAGGGTAGGCGAAGACACAGGGCAGCGGTGGGAGAGGCCCGGTGGCGGCGCCTGCGTCGGAGGAAGCCGAAGGTGTCATGGGACTCCTTTCGGCGTGGTCGAAATGGTTCTCGGGAGGCGCCGGCAGAGTGGAAGAAGTTGGCcgccgcggcggaggaggagcagaTGCCGGAGTGAGTCAGTGGAAAGGTGGGAGACAAACGctttttttttttacaaaatccATGTGACGTTGTGCAAGGGAGCTTCactttttttagaacactttttcttGTTAGAACACTGCTTCGACATGGAAGCAAATCTGTGCTTCCACGAGAAGTAAATTTGTGTCTCTTACGGAAATAAAAAATACCAAgactcatttttttccttttccgagaggTATAGTTAGCAGAAGAAAATCTGTGCCTCCACGACAAGTAAATTTGCGCATCAAAATCACATATTCTTTTATTTCTTTCCATAACCTAGGAAAAACCAGGCCAAACCGAAACGCCGAAAACTCCCGAAGTAATAATGTAAAACACGAATACATGTTCAGAAAAAAAAATCCAAGCAAGCGCCCAACACGCGATACGTGGCGACGGCTGGGAGCGTGGTCACTTTGTACATTGAATTGAATTTGatgaaaaaaattgaattcaattCTTGTATCTgataaaaaaattgaattcgatgaacattgttttgaaactgatgaagaaaacttgaattcaagaacattttcttgaaaattgatgaatattttttatttttatgaaCATTTTCTAATTCAATGTTCATTTTCGGAAATGGATAAAAAAATGAATTTGATgttttttttctaaaaatatgACCATTTTTTGGATTTGATGAACTGTTTTATAAATAtggatgaatttttttgaaaaaggaaagaaaaaatgaaatgaaaaggaagaagaaaaccccgatagaaaaacaaaaaaactggtAATCGGTGGGAGGCACACAGTAAAAAGcagaactgggccggcccaatatgGCTGTGCGTGCCAGAGGGGGGATGCGCGTTACGCGACTATTCCCCAACCTACGCGGGGAATAAGAGTTGGGTACGACAGGCGTCGTGCTCGCTGCCGAGCTAATGCCCACGGGTTGACATGGTACAACCGTTTAGCTTTTAAAATTGTTTCCTAATTTTTTCCTTTGTTTCGGGAAAAATTGGATCAAAAAGTCAAAAATGCACGAAAAAGGCCAAAAAGCAGGTCCATGTCGGGCCGACGCGTTTACCATGCATGTCGTGCTCGTCCACCGAGGTGAGGCCCACATGCTGGCACGAGACGATCACTTGTAAACGGGTCGTCATGGGCCATACCAGGCAGGTGTGTGTCGGGCCATATAAGGCCCGGGCCGGCCCGATTGCCACCTATGCTCATATGGTGTAAAAAGGGGGGCCTCTATTCATTAACCATAGATAGATGAGTCCAGACTTGTCTACTTCTCACGAATTAGTAATAAATCCAAAAAAAAGCAATGAAGTTCAAAAAAAAGTTAGCATTGAAGAAGCTCGAGTGTGCTAGGGGCATGCAAGTTTTGTTGTGAAATGACAATCGAGGAGTTCTACCCAAGAAAAAAATTGTCTCGATAAAATGTCTTTTTTAAAGTTTCTTTGAGAGACAATTTCTTCTGCCTAGAACTCCTCAAATGTCATTTGCCCTGCATGCTCCTAGCACACTTGAGCTTCTTCAGTTCCAAAATGTTTTACTTTTGTTTGaatatttttcctatttttttaaaaaaaatgttcatgcccAGGTTTTTTTTAGGGAAAGTTCATGCCCAGGTGCAGATACACTTTGGTCACCAAAATTCCGCCATGGCTCACTATTGACAAGTTGCCTCAGAAAAATGATTCGGGTAAGTCGATTTCGAGAACCATTCGGGTAAGTCAATTTCGCCGGCTGACaggcaattttttttaaaaaaaaattgtgaaGAGGCTGACGGGCAATTGTAGTTACGTGTGGCCAAGACAAAATTTGAAACCAAAAATGTAAAGTCAATGAAGCGAatataaataatactccctccgttccaaaatggatgactcaactttgtactagctttataCCCAAAATAGATAAGTCATCTATTTTGtacaaagttaatacaaagttgagtcatttattttgaaacggagggagtagataagaaAAGGGAActttacgaaaaagggtttcccccgctttatattatataaagcaatgaAAAGGGAACTTAAAAAAATCAATGAGAAAaaggaaactaaaataacaaaatccaCATGGATCTCCGTTGGCTTAGACCTAGCAAAACCCATTTAAAAACGAAACAGTTTGTGCTAAAGAAAATGCTAGACCTAATGAAATCGATTTCGTTTGTTATTAGTAGTGTTGTAGAATCAATAAAATTAATGGCCGCTTCCACGCGGCCAGCACATGTCAATATCTCAGCCAGTAAAAATGCTAGACCTAAAGATTTGCTCCTCGGCCAGGCCCAAAACCAAGGGACGAATAGAATGGGAAATTGTACAGCAGCTGGCTGCATGAGGCAGCGTAACTACACGTGCACCACCGACCTGGCTGAAGCCCATGAAGCCGAGGTCGAGCTTGACGCACCCGGCGGCGCCGTCGTCGACGGCCACCGTCCTGGAGCGCCCTCCGAGGCTCTCCTCCTGCTCGTACAGGGTCACATGCACGCCGCCTCCGCTCGTGGCGAGCAGCTCGTGCGCCGCCGTCAGCCCGCTCAccccgccgccgaccaccgccacCCTCATCCTGTTGTGTCTCTGTGCTCTGCTCTGGCTCTCGATCGATCTTCCCCTTCAATTTAAGCAGGGAGTGGCTGGTTTAGCGTGCGTCACAACGTTTACTCCGACATAACACCGTCGTAGTAGTACGTCTCAACAAAGGGCTGGATAAGGATGATTTCCATTAACGTTGGGCATCATGCAGCACCATGTTACCATAAGTAGTACTCCGTACGAGATACGACGGCGCGTTGATTTACCACCGATCGACCCACGTCCCACGTGCACGGGTCAGTATTTTCCTCATCACGTTAATTACGATCCAGTATCAGGCCCCGAGATTACTGCAGCAAAAGGGATATTCTGTTTAGGCGCCCATGCGCCGGCCTAATACTTCGGCTGGTCCACTTCCGGCCGTGTGATTAAGTGCCCTGCATCCGTTCGATCTGCCCCTTCCTCTCCCCTTAGAAGCTATGGCGTCAGCGGTCGCCGGCTACCCGCAACACTGCGCTCGCCCCCCTAGGCCGCCCCGCTCGTCCTTGCCCCCATGCTCACCGGCAACCCACCTCCTTATGTCGCCGGTTGGCTCGCAGCATTGCCAATTGTAGTAGAAAACAGAGTAGCACTCGTCATGGTCACCACGGTTGCAACTCTGACACCGGCTGCTTCCAGCCCGCGGGTAGCATCACCGCCTCAAGCTCGCTATGGGCCGGAGTGCCAAGCAACAAAAATCTTTCATTTGTCGGTTGAAGCAAAAGAATTATTAGGTTCCAGAAAAACTaaagctggttccagcaaaacaaagcCAGCAAGAAAAGCTTCCAGGGGTGATTGTAGCAAAAATATAGTTAGTTCCAGCAAGAACACACACTGCTTCCAACAAAAGGTTGCCGTCAGCGGTGAGCGCGCTTCGGGTTCCTGCACATTGCATGGCAGATAGCAATTATCGATGCCAGTTCCAGCTCTGGGCTGACCCGGTTGTAGCAAAAAGTTGTCGTGGTTCCAGCATCTGGCAAACCGGTTGCAGCACCTCGCGCCCCGCGTGGTCACCACTAGCAGTTGCGGGCTTCCATCATTTGGAAGCCTTGGTTCCATCATTTGTAAACCGCGGGTTGTAGCACCACGGAGCCGCACGACGCAATCGCCATCGATGCAGCCCACCGTCGATGCAGCGCGGCCACCATGAACTCCTCACGCCGCCGCTGATCACAGCCCATGGTCTTCGTCCTCGCTCTCTTTCGCAACAAAAATGGCAAGGATGGGAGGGGGCGAGGGGGGTTCCCCGCTGGTCACAActcatggtctctctctctctctctctctcggggaTGGGAGTGACGGGAGGAAGACGATAAGGGagggagaaagaaaaaaagaaaagggctgGTGGGATAGGCAACCGACTGTGGGAGAGGCAACACGTGCTGGCGAGGACCCGTGGCGACACGGCGTGCGTGCGATCCAAACTCGGCCGGCTGTCCGGGTGAAAGCGTTTTCCTATTCTATATCCAGTGGACCTATGGGGATGGCAACTTCTtttcgaaatcactaattgaggagcgctCTCCGCAACGATTAGTCGGGGAGCGCTCCGCGCGCGCCAAGTGTCACGCGCGGAGTGCTCCTGAGACTTTTCTGATGCGCTCCGCGCGTGACACTTGGCGCGCGCACGGCTTCTCCCGTGATTTCTGGTTTCCGGTTTCCCTTtgtggtttttccttttttcactttaGTCCTTATACTTCTAATGTTTTGTAATACCTTTTGATCTGTTTTGAGATCTGTTTCTCGTTTCTCTCTGTTGTGGGCGAACCCTCGTCGCACATTGTTCGTTCCTTGCCGTAGtctccgcccgtcgccgccgctgctcTTGTCGCGTGGTTACGGCGGCAGTTGTTCCGGCCGCCGCGCTTGTTGCCTGGTCTTACTGTAGTCCTTCTTTAGCGTCGAGCGCGCTTACTCGTTCGCGATATCATCGTTCCCTACTGGCTGCCTTCGTGGGTTCCCTGTTCCCTTCCTCGTTTAtctttttgttcccattatatttccgggatatggatatttatggggtagttacgggcggggactaccaacactatcagatgtcaagtttcaactgggttttgTGGGATTAGTTGTTGATAACCATTGTGTTCCTTGCagttatggcttgtcctttttgccgTATGCCTGGTGGCCCGTGTTCTTCTATTGATTCTTCTGTAGATGGGTTCAGTGTGGTCCTGGATCGGCGGTTGTTGGAGGCGTGTTGTAAGAAAATCATTTTATAGTTGTTCAATTTTTGGCACACACGCTTATTTCTTTTGGTGATGTCCATGTTGTTTATATTTTGattatgatccttgttttgatttgTTGTGCAGTATGTTCCGTGCAGTGTTAGAGCTCATCTTGCTCGTTACATCGAGGAGTGTAGGGCTTTAGCCATAAGGAGGGGTGACGAAGATACTGATCTGGCTCTTCAGTGCAATGAGGGTTATTTGTATGGTCTTCTGTTTAGTCATGGTCGTGtgaggagcaaattccatggtccTTCCTGGGAACGATTGGTCAGTGATTATGGTGTTCGTCCTCATGATATAATGACCATTAGGCTTGAACATTATGGAACTTGGATTGGTATTGATTTTTATCATGTTGGTCGTGGAGATGCGTTGTCTCCTTTACCGTCTGTTGGTAAGGTTTATTTTTAAGGAAGTTTTTATCTTGTTTTATTGTACATTTTGATTTTTCTGTTTCCTTGAGCCTGTGTAATTATATTTTGTAGCTTTACATGGTTTGAGCGACTCTGAGGAGGAGCTTGTTGGGAGTTGTTATTACACCCGTGGTGTTTTTCTTAATTATCAGCAGATGTATTTCATGAGGTGTCAACTATTTGATGATGACTACATAGCCTGTCATCCTTTTGTTCACAGAATTGATTCCATGAATATTAATGGTCATCATATGGTCAGATTTTTTTCCCAttgttttttgtttctgtttatttatttatttatttttattacgtCTTCTATTTATAGTTTTGAATTTTTATTCTATTTCTGATAGCTTGATGTTTTTTGTCAGGTTATTCCTGGTATTGTTGTGAGGAGTTTGAAGGAGTTTGTGACTTTTCCTAGAACTGGCGTTTTAACTCTTGAAGTTACTCTGGAATCTGgtgatgatgatatatatgtgGCACTCCTTGATCCTACTTTATTGGTTTGGGTAATAGAATGGTGTTCAAACAGGAAGGTTTCAGTGATTTTCTTCAGGCATCGTCTATTGAAGTAAACAGCTTGGTGCTGATAACTTTCAAGCAGCTTGTTGGGAGGCTTGCTGTTATCTTCAATCTTCTGTCGCAGTGATGTTAGTTATAGCCTTTGAACATAATGGATTTTGATGTATAAGATGATTGGGTGTGCATCTCTTTTAATGATGTTTTTTTGGACAGAAGTTATTTAATTGTAGTCAAAGTTATAAATACAGTAGAGGCACGTGTGTTGTTTACTCTGAGGCACGACTGTGCATCTCTTTTATGTGAGAGGCACCTGGATTCAGCAAATTGAGGCACGGAATTAAAGTCAGAACAGGCACGGTTGTGTGGAGGCATGTAGAGTTACCATGGGTTTGATGTGAGGCATGTGGTTTCAGCAAACAGAGGCATGGAATTGCAGTCAGTACAGGCACGGTTGTTTGGAACACGGGTATACTGAGAGGAACGTGTGTGCAATACCAAAGTTACAAGGGCGATAATGGGTGCCTAACACGCAGAGATACTGTGGGTTTCATGCGAGAGGCACGTGTGTGTGTAGCATGTAGAGTTACAGTGGGTTTTATGTGAGGCATGTGGATTGAGGAAATGGAGGCACGTAATTGAAGTTAGTACAGGCACGGTTGTGCGGAGGCACGGGCGATCAGTCGCGCGGAGCACGTAGAGTTACTGTaggtttcatgtgaggcacgtcGATCGAGCAAACGGAGGCACCGAAGTGCAGTCAGTACAAGCACGATTGTGTGGATGCACGGTTTTGAACCCTCTTTCTGCTGTCAAGTGTCTTGAGGAACGGATGTATGTCAGCAGAGGCATCGATTCGAATATTTGGTTAGAGAGGTTCGGTTGTGGATGCACAGGTGTGAAGTCTTTAAGGTCATGGGTGCGTGGCACCAGAGGCATGGGTTGAGTCTACACTTAGAGAGGCATGGTTGTACATGGGTCAGTTGTACACGGTAGTGTAGTTTTGTGGCATCTTGGAGGACTGGTGTACGGAGAGGAACCTGTGAATGGACGGTCTGGTCAAAGTAACAAAGTTCTTGTCCCTTGCGTCTGTGTACCGAATGTTCTTCTGCAATATTTATGAATTGTTTATGCCA is a window encoding:
- the LOC123047298 gene encoding uncharacterized protein isoform X3: MVEWLEGLGVEMESSDMSFSVSTQPDGSGGYEWGNGYGISSLLAQKANILKTSFWRMLREIFKFKNDALTYLENHEHNPDLDCNETLGQFIQLHGYSLLFQEAYLIPVCAGMWSSSSQGVLSLSAFFVLSFFRNHDLLQLFSYPQLPTVKACSQSFVDKVKGELESMGCRIKTSCWVKSVSSLDGAAGYRVLENDGSEETYDSVILGVHAPNALKVLGAEATHHELRILAACQYVQRDIYLHRDKNLMPQNSSAWSAWNFLGTTSMGFSVTYWLNKIQKIESVRPFLVTLNPPRVPDHVLLKWSTSLPVPSVAAAKAYLQLDQIQGKRGIWFCGAYQGHGFHEDGLKAGKAAAQGLLGKKFQLLRNPKQMIPSWTEAGTRLLVARFFNQFITIGSLILVEGGGSVLSFGKVCDKCSIKSVMRVHDPLFYWKVATEGNLGLAEAYINGCFSFLDKREGLLNLFLILIVNRDVRRSCRSARKGSRWTPLHVIARLAHSKYILREVSRKNTVTQTRRNISQHYDLSNEFFSLFLDKSMTYSCAVFKMENESLEVAQQRKLSLLIDKAKVKRGHHVLDIGSGWGSLAIQAVKQTGCKYTGVTLSAEQHKYAERKVREAGLEDHISFMLCDYRQIPPCKYDAIISCGMIEHVGHEYMDEFFACCESYLAEDGILVLQFISAPEERYEQYRRRTDFIKEYIFPGGCLPSLGRVMSAMTTSSRFCIEHVENIGPHYYTTLMHWRDNFMTNKDQVLALGFDEKFIRIWEFYLIYSAAGFKSRAVGDYQVVFSRPGNRRLAQP